A DNA window from Brassica napus cultivar Da-Ae chromosome A4, Da-Ae, whole genome shotgun sequence contains the following coding sequences:
- the LOC106423692 gene encoding nucleolar protein 58-like yields the protein MSSTRKSTKRSRPEPPPPLQSLKKQAPNAKLSDDLDLDVSSDLKGIMSALQQIREKAQEDGRKKKEESISSVSTEVKLKIDELKSKLEKERQNFAKALTKSSKECESLLKDESAKFEELHHKFMKEKSDRLQCLKDIVSKFEEDKERLYMRYEQQRKKDKTMISDQEKFCAEKLAQLEESLKTKKRGDKTFSILRKTLGSFLENEASDEEFPPDE from the exons ATGTCTTCCACCAGAAAGAGCACCAAGAGATCACGCCCCGAGCCGCCGCCGCCGCTTCAATCGCTCAAGAAGCAAGCACCGAATGCAAAACTCAGCGACGATTTGGATCTCGATGTTTCTAG CGATCTCAAAGGCATCATGTCGGCGTTGCAGCAAATCAGAGAGAAAGCGCAAGAGGATGGCCgtaagaagaaggaagagagcATCTCCAG TGTGTCTACTGAGGTAAAGTTAAAGATCGATGAGCTGAAGTCAAAACTTGAGAAAGAAAG ACAAAACTTTGCTAAAGCACTTACAAAGAGTTCAAAGGAG TGTGAGAGTCTCTTGAAGGATGAATCAGCCAAATTTGAGGAGCTCCATcacaagttcatgaaggaaaaATCTGATCGTCTACAGTGTCTGAAAG ACATTGTTTCCAAGTTTGAGGAGGACAAGGAGAGGCTCTATATGCGATATGAGCAACAAA GGAAGAAGGACAAGACAATGATATCAGACCAGGAGAAGTTCTGCGCGGAAAAGCTTGCTCAATTGGAAGAGTCGCTGAAGACAAAGAAACGG GGTGACAAAACGTTCAGCATACTGAGGAAAACTCTCGGCTCTTTTCTGGAGAATGAAGCTTCTGATGAGGAGTTCCCACCTGATGAGTGA
- the LOC106447198 gene encoding squamosa promoter-binding-like protein 3, producing the protein MSTRRSRAEGKRSLREMSEEEEEDEEDEETFEGEEDEDTSEEEAVEKKQKGKATTSSSSGTGACQVERCTADMNRAKQYHKRHRVCEFHAKAPLVRISGLYQRFCQQCSRFHELSEFDDTKRSCRRRLAGHNERRRRNTSQ; encoded by the exons ATGAGTACGAGAAGAAGTAGAGCGGAAGGGAAGAGGAGTTTAAGAGAAATGagtgaggaagaggaagaagacgaagaagatgaggagacatttgaaggggaagaagatgaagatactTCTGAAGAAGAGGCCGTGGaaaagaagcagaaaggcaaaGCTACCACAAGTAGTAGCAGTGGTACAGGAGCTTGTCAAGTGGAGAGATGTACTGCAGATATGAACAGAGCCAAACAATACCATAAACGACACAGAGTCTGCGAGTTTCATGCCAAAGCTCCTCTTGTTCGGATCTCTGGTCTTTACCAACGTTTCTGCCAACAATGTAGCAG GTTTCACGAGCTAAGTGAGTTTGATGACACCAAGAGGAGTTGCAGGAGACGCTTGGCTGGACACAATGAGAGAAGGCGTAGAAACACATCTCAATAA
- the LOC106423691 gene encoding 30S ribosomal protein S5, chloroplastic-like: MATTSALSSLSSLSLHTPTSRLTSSRPTISFSFLKRPTTLTPLKAASSSDQSETIFFEDQNPEITANAVFDPPSPPEGFVPAPYFDEGADETEAEIATAYEELYGPAYSGESMLGKDVNVMDSKMKKGGGGIGGQKPKKEKIRDGFEERVVQVRRVTKVVKGGKQLKFRAIVVVGDKQGNVGVGCAKAKEVVAAVQKSAIDARRNIVQVPMTKYLTFPHRSEGDYGAAKVMLRPASPGTGVIAGGAVRIVLEMAGVENALGKQLGSNNALNNARATLAAVQQMRQFKDVALERGIPMEELWK, translated from the exons ATGGCGACAACGTCAGCTCTCTcctctctttcctctctctcCCTCCACACCCCAACCTCCCGCCTCACCTCCTCTCGACCcaccatctccttctccttcctcAAACGACCCACAACCCTCACCCCCCTCAAAGCCGCCTCCTCCTCAGACCAATCCGAGACCATCTTCTTCGAGGACCAAAACCCCGAGATAACCGCCAACGCCGTCTTCGACCCTCCTTCCCCTCCCGAGGGCTTCGTCCCCGCGCCGTACTTCGACGAAGGCGCCGACGAGACGGAGGCCGAGATCGCCACGGCCTACGAGGAGCTCTACGGGCCCGCGTACAGCGGGGAGAGCATGCTTGGGAAAGACGTTAACGTGATGGACTCGAAGATGAAGAAAGGCGGAGGAGGGATCGGTGGGCAGAAgccgaagaaggagaagataagGGATGGGTTCGAGGAGAGGGTTGTGCAGGTGAGGAGGGTGACTAAGGTTGTGAAAGGAGGGAAGCAGTTGAAGTTTAGGGCGATTGTTGTTGTCGGAGATAAGCAAGGGAATGTCGGAGTTGGTTGTGCTAAGGCTAAGGAGGTTGTTGCGGCTGTTCAGAAGAGTGCTATTGATGCTAGGAGGAACATTGTTCAAGTGCCTATGACTAAGTATCTTACGTTCCCCCACAG ATCAGAGGGAGACTACGGAGCGGCTAAGGTGATGCTTAGACCAGCTTCACCGGGTACAGGTGTGATTGCTGGAGGAGCGGTTAGGATAGTGCTAGAGATGGCAGGAGTTGAGAATGCTTTGGGGAAACAGCTGGGAAGCAACAATGCTCTCAACAACGCGAGAGCTACTCTTGCAGCAGTTCAACAGATGAGACAGTTCAAGGATGTTGCTCTCGAGCGTGGAATCCCCATGGAAGAGCTCTGGAAGTGA